One window of the Carassius auratus strain Wakin chromosome 20, ASM336829v1, whole genome shotgun sequence genome contains the following:
- the rab32a gene encoding ras-related protein Rab-32a: MAGGSVSECKEYLFKVLVIGELGVGKTSIIKRYVHQLFSQHYRATIGVDFALKVINWDSKTLVRLQLWDIAGQERFGNMTRVYYKEAVGAFVVFDITRGSTFEAVSKWKHDLDSKVKLANGNPIPSVLLANKCDQKKDGSNNSSLMDNFCKEAGFLGWFETSAKENINVDEAARFLVENILLNDKGLPIEENNGDKIKLDQHIVPAESKSGCC, from the exons ATGGCAGGCGGGTCTGTGTCGGAGTGTAAGGagtatttgtttaaagttttggTAATCGGGGAACTTGGTGTGGGAAAGACGAGCATCATTAAGCGATACGTGCACCAACTCTTTTCGCAACACTACAGAGCGACCATAGGAGTGGATTTTGCGCTCAAAGTCATCAACTGGGACAGTAAAACACTAGTGCGACTACAGCTATGGGACATCGCAG GTCAAGAGCGGTTCGGGAACATGACCAGAGTTTACTATAAGGAGGCAGTGGGTGCGTTTGTTGTTTTCGACATTACTCGAGGCTCTACATTCGAGGCCGTTTCAAAATGGAAGCACGATTTGGACAGCAAGGTGAAACTGGCCAATGGCAATCCCATCCCTTCTGTCCTTCTCGCCAATAAATGTGACCAGAAGAAAGATGGATCAAACAATTCCTCACTTATGGACAACTTCTGCAAGGAGGCTGGGTTTTTGGGATGGTTTGAAACATCGGCTAAG GAGAACATCAATGTTGATGAGGCTGCCCGGTTCCTGGTGGAGAACATCCTCCTCAATGATAAAGGTCTTCCAATTGAAGAGAACAATGGTGACAAGATTAAACTGGATCAACATATAGTGCCTGCTGAGAGCAAGTCAGGTTGTTGCTAG